A stretch of the Butyricicoccus intestinisimiae genome encodes the following:
- a CDS encoding cupin domain-containing protein, whose amino-acid sequence MLNRNKEQKTDRIEHMRDGDGHVLRRTLIAPEDSCGKFKMCAKITLEPGCSIGEHPHQPDAEFCYMLEGELTILDNGEEHTVYPGDAWICGDGAVHYSKNTSDKPAVFLAVVVK is encoded by the coding sequence ATGCTGAATCGAAACAAGGAACAGAAAACAGATCGCATCGAACATATGCGTGACGGTGACGGACACGTTCTCCGCCGCACACTGATTGCACCGGAAGATTCCTGCGGGAAATTTAAGATGTGCGCGAAAATTACACTGGAGCCGGGATGTTCCATCGGTGAGCACCCGCATCAGCCGGACGCGGAGTTCTGCTATATGCTGGAAGGAGAGCTGACCATTCTGGACAACGGCGAAGAACATACCGTATATCCGGGAGACGCGTGGATCTGCGGGGACGGCGCCGTGCATTACAGCAAGAACACCTCGGATAAGCCGGCTGTGTTCCTTGCTGTGGTGGTAAAATAA
- a CDS encoding gamma-glutamyl-gamma-aminobutyrate hydrolase family protein, which produces MKIFAAEEVKNTKNTVILVSAGSISGAKSRQTAQSELYARTLARLGCTAVHDAGYGNAALLAERMDALVLSGGGDIHPLYYGKHLTGLDTSVDPHRDEREWELMRWFCAKKKPILGICRGMQVVDVFFGGTLFRHLGTAHVHDNTLHTIITAESGRLRPLLGEKLAVNSYHHQAIRTLGAGLHVTAVSDADGVIEAIEHDTLPIMAVQWHPERMIDGLCQDAACDMLPLFAAFLALPAKKGTT; this is translated from the coding sequence TTGAAAATATTTGCTGCCGAGGAGGTGAAAAATACGAAGAATACTGTTATACTGGTATCAGCCGGAAGCATCTCCGGCGCGAAAAGCCGACAGACTGCGCAGAGCGAACTGTATGCGCGGACGCTGGCGCGATTGGGCTGCACGGCGGTGCATGATGCGGGCTATGGGAATGCCGCGCTTCTCGCAGAGCGTATGGATGCACTGGTGTTGTCCGGCGGCGGGGATATTCATCCGCTGTATTATGGAAAGCATTTGACCGGACTGGATACCAGTGTCGATCCGCACAGAGATGAGAGAGAATGGGAACTCATGCGCTGGTTTTGTGCGAAGAAAAAGCCGATTTTGGGCATTTGCCGCGGGATGCAGGTTGTCGATGTGTTTTTTGGCGGCACGCTGTTTCGGCATTTGGGCACGGCGCATGTGCATGACAACACCCTGCACACAATTATCACCGCGGAGAGCGGACGGCTGCGCCCGCTTTTGGGAGAAAAGCTCGCTGTCAACAGCTATCATCATCAGGCGATTCGCACGCTGGGTGCAGGTTTGCATGTGACAGCAGTCAGCGATGCCGACGGCGTCATTGAAGCCATCGAGCACGATACGCTGCCGATTATGGCGGTGCAGTGGCATCCGGAACGCATGATTGACGGATTGTGTCAGGATGCGGCGTGCGATATGCTTCCGCTGTTTGCGGCGTTTCTAGCCCTGCCGGCGAAGAAAGGAACGACATAA
- a CDS encoding MT-A70 family methyltransferase codes for MNDNYTIEDTVKNFQDFTNGKKYQTIYADPPWQFANRTGKMAPEHKRLTRYSTMKLEDIKKLPVSDVAADKSHLYLWVPNALLPEGLEVMKAWGFKYKTNIIWEKVRKDGMPDGRGVGFYFRNVTEILLFGIRGTNNRTLQPGRSQVNLLRSMKREHSRKPDEFVSLIESCSPGPYLELFARGDRPNWDMWGNQASADYEPTWDTYSNHTVSEQNETCAANE; via the coding sequence ATGAATGATAACTATACTATTGAAGATACGGTAAAAAATTTTCAGGATTTTACCAACGGAAAAAAGTATCAGACAATCTATGCAGATCCGCCGTGGCAATTTGCAAATAGAACAGGAAAGATGGCACCTGAGCATAAGCGGTTGACTCGCTATTCTACAATGAAACTTGAAGATATAAAGAAACTTCCTGTTTCCGATGTGGCTGCCGATAAAAGCCACTTGTATTTATGGGTTCCGAATGCACTTTTACCGGAAGGATTAGAAGTGATGAAAGCATGGGGGTTTAAATACAAAACTAATATTATTTGGGAAAAAGTTAGGAAAGATGGAATGCCAGATGGTAGAGGAGTGGGATTTTATTTTAGAAATGTAACTGAAATTTTGCTTTTTGGCATTAGAGGAACAAACAACCGAACTTTACAGCCGGGACGCTCACAGGTCAACTTACTTCGCTCAATGAAGCGTGAACATAGTCGTAAACCGGATGAATTTGTTTCTTTGATAGAAAGCTGTTCACCTGGTCCATATTTGGAATTGTTTGCGCGGGGTGATAGACCTAACTGGGATATGTGGGGAAATCAGGCAAGTGCCGATTATGAACCAACTTGGGACACCTATTCTAATCACACCGTTAGTGAACAAAATGAAACTTGCGCGGCAAACGAATAA
- a CDS encoding BglII/BstYI family type II restriction endonuclease: MDQYIREDLLNKYEFQNYGHALEILSEAFPDEWNDIQDCLETLKITTDDLMTAGGNETAIPKKFDDVLYPRGWREIRITGDLLVKMFPRGKSRGRFLNQPFEEKTIVGYIDGHNIDFIKGKVAFDLEWNSKDQTFDRDLLAMRTYFDCGLIEVGIIITRAEELNDIFSELGIKSKYGASTTWIGKLEYRLKSRRNGGCPILAVGIKKPCVEGYE, translated from the coding sequence ATGGATCAATATATAAGAGAAGACTTGCTTAATAAATACGAATTTCAAAATTATGGTCATGCTTTGGAGATATTATCTGAAGCGTTTCCGGATGAATGGAATGATATTCAGGATTGTCTTGAAACATTAAAAATCACAACAGATGACCTAATGACTGCAGGAGGTAATGAAACAGCTATACCGAAAAAATTTGACGATGTCCTTTATCCTCGTGGATGGCGTGAAATACGAATAACGGGTGACTTATTGGTTAAGATGTTCCCTCGAGGCAAATCGCGTGGACGTTTTTTAAATCAACCTTTTGAAGAAAAGACTATTGTTGGCTACATAGATGGTCATAATATTGATTTTATAAAAGGTAAGGTTGCGTTTGACTTGGAATGGAACAGCAAAGATCAGACTTTTGATCGTGATTTATTGGCGATGAGAACATATTTTGATTGTGGGTTAATTGAGGTCGGAATAATCATAACTCGAGCCGAAGAACTCAATGATATTTTTTCGGAATTGGGCATAAAATCAAAGTATGGTGCAAGTACTACATGGATAGGAAAGCTTGAATATAGGCTGAAATCACGTAGAAATGGTGGTTGCCCCATATTAGCAGTTGGAATAAAGAAGCCATGTGTAGAAGGGTATGAGTAA
- a CDS encoding phosphodiester glycosidase family protein has translation MGVKNYAGQSGWKVVEEERVKNPKQAKRRARRATKRRRRKKRGLAQLVTRWFVAAVLLAAVYCVLVFSNIPFIEKWRTIYIETAMGTMNHQWLATRFLPQTVIDDVMKGRMAIELQQEEYNSAWGAEETAFPSHADAVGSWKTVKKHFSEQYPEIDQASLKKYLEKHKNKKLLDKDGCLLIDRAAYDEEKTGIKTIYGDDVCAIDTHNGIVIVSLDGDGYAGRMAIVKNSEQVRLATAPNLGSAGSYLDRICERNDAVLGINASGFSDPEGTGNGGEAFGMILSKENLYRKSLDTTMKVIGLNKKNHLEISNTLPDGARDAMQFSPALVVNGEQLISGSSGWGLQPRSVIGQTKDGEMLLAIVDGRQPGYSVGITLGDLADILYQYGAYQACNLDGGSSAVMYYRGRIITHSSAANSERGRHIPDGWIVTEPNS, from the coding sequence TTGGGCGTCAAAAATTATGCAGGACAGTCCGGATGGAAGGTTGTTGAGGAAGAACGCGTCAAGAATCCCAAACAAGCCAAGCGCAGAGCGCGGCGGGCAACCAAGCGCCGCAGACGCAAAAAACGGGGGCTGGCGCAGTTGGTGACGAGATGGTTTGTTGCGGCGGTGCTGCTCGCGGCAGTGTATTGCGTGCTGGTGTTTTCCAATATTCCGTTCATTGAAAAATGGAGAACCATTTATATTGAAACCGCAATGGGAACCATGAATCATCAGTGGCTGGCAACGCGCTTTCTCCCGCAGACCGTCATTGACGATGTTATGAAGGGACGTATGGCAATTGAACTGCAGCAAGAGGAGTATAATTCTGCTTGGGGCGCAGAGGAGACGGCGTTTCCAAGCCATGCTGATGCCGTTGGCTCGTGGAAAACCGTAAAAAAGCATTTTTCGGAACAGTATCCGGAAATTGATCAGGCTTCGCTGAAAAAATATCTGGAAAAACATAAAAACAAAAAGCTGCTGGACAAAGACGGCTGCCTGCTCATTGACCGCGCAGCGTATGATGAGGAAAAAACCGGAATCAAAACCATTTACGGCGATGATGTCTGTGCCATTGACACGCATAACGGCATTGTCATTGTCAGCTTAGACGGTGACGGCTATGCCGGCCGCATGGCGATTGTCAAAAATTCCGAACAGGTGCGGCTTGCAACTGCGCCGAATCTCGGTTCTGCCGGCAGTTATTTGGATCGCATTTGCGAAAGAAATGATGCCGTGCTCGGCATCAATGCCAGCGGATTTTCCGATCCGGAGGGTACAGGCAACGGCGGAGAGGCATTCGGCATGATTCTGTCCAAGGAAAACCTGTATCGAAAGTCCTTGGATACTACCATGAAGGTCATTGGGCTGAACAAAAAGAATCACCTCGAAATATCCAACACGCTGCCGGACGGCGCGCGCGATGCCATGCAGTTTTCTCCGGCACTGGTCGTCAATGGAGAACAGCTGATCAGCGGTTCCTCCGGCTGGGGCTTGCAGCCGCGCTCTGTTATCGGACAGACTAAGGACGGCGAGATGTTGCTGGCGATTGTAGACGGCAGACAGCCGGGCTATTCCGTCGGCATCACGCTTGGCGATTTGGCGGACATTTTGTATCAGTACGGCGCGTATCAGGCGTGCAATTTGGACGGCGGTTCGTCTGCGGTCATGTACTATCGCGGCCGCATCATCACGCATTCCTCCGCGGCAAATTCCGAGCGCGGACGGCATATTCCGGACGGCTGGATTGTCACAGAGCCGAATAGCTAA
- a CDS encoding DNA-3-methyladenine glycosylase family protein, with translation MQITIQDNQLFVTGSSRFSARQTFTCGQCFRWTEQPDGSYLGIVRGLPARVSDQDGALVLSSDEQQFSQLWRDYFDCDTDYAAICDSFAVDAFTAAAADFGRGIRILRQEPWEALCTFILSQCNNIPRITGIVNRLCTLLGEPISFEQQTLYAFPSPEQLAICTPEDLASLRAGYRTPYLIAAAQAVCSGTVDFSALSRMDTDAARREIMQLRGVGRKVADCFLLFGLHKLDAFPVDTWMKKAAAYYSGDMKQFINSPYAGVYQQYFFFYTRENFS, from the coding sequence ATGCAAATCACCATACAAGACAACCAACTCTTTGTCACCGGCTCCAGTCGGTTTTCCGCCCGCCAAACATTCACATGCGGCCAGTGCTTTCGCTGGACGGAACAACCGGACGGCAGCTATCTCGGTATCGTTCGCGGCTTACCCGCTCGCGTTTCCGATCAAGACGGCGCGCTGGTGCTTTCCTCTGACGAGCAGCAGTTTTCACAGCTCTGGCGCGATTATTTTGACTGCGACACAGACTATGCCGCCATCTGCGACAGCTTTGCTGTAGATGCATTTACCGCTGCCGCTGCCGATTTTGGCCGCGGCATCCGCATTTTGCGGCAGGAGCCTTGGGAAGCTCTATGCACCTTTATCCTCTCGCAATGCAACAACATCCCGCGCATCACGGGCATTGTAAACCGTCTGTGCACGCTGCTGGGCGAACCGATTTCTTTTGAACAGCAAACGCTGTATGCGTTTCCCAGTCCGGAACAGCTCGCCATCTGTACACCGGAGGATTTGGCATCTCTGCGCGCAGGCTACCGCACGCCGTATCTCATCGCCGCCGCACAGGCCGTCTGCTCCGGCACAGTTGATTTTTCCGCCCTGTCCCGCATGGACACGGACGCCGCCCGCCGCGAAATCATGCAGCTGCGCGGCGTGGGAAGAAAAGTCGCGGATTGCTTTTTGCTGTTCGGTCTGCACAAGCTGGACGCCTTCCCCGTAGATACATGGATGAAAAAAGCCGCCGCATATTACAGCGGCGACATGAAACAATTCATCAACAGCCCCTATGCGGGCGTGTATCAGCAGTATTTCTTTTTCTATACGCGGGAGAATTTTTCGTGA
- a CDS encoding HD domain-containing protein, with protein MDYKQIFVDQYTQHIKRRGADRLLEWLIGSDFFTAPASTRFHAAYEGGLVEHSLNVYKVFMKKHFVEGEDDPESVAICTLLHDICKAGFYEVSYRNRKNEDGQWEKVPYYTINDRFPYGHGEKSVFLIERFMRLKNDEAVAIRWHMGGFDDTAKAGSFAIAHAYEQYPLAVKVHLSDLEATYLCESRNEEE; from the coding sequence TTGGATTATAAACAGATTTTTGTCGATCAGTATACACAGCACATCAAGCGCCGCGGTGCAGACCGCCTGCTGGAATGGCTGATTGGCTCGGACTTTTTTACAGCGCCGGCATCTACGCGTTTTCATGCAGCTTATGAGGGCGGTTTGGTGGAACACAGCCTGAACGTCTATAAGGTCTTTATGAAAAAGCATTTCGTAGAAGGCGAGGACGATCCGGAGAGCGTGGCAATTTGTACGCTGCTGCATGACATCTGCAAAGCCGGATTTTATGAGGTTTCGTACCGGAATCGCAAAAACGAGGATGGTCAATGGGAGAAAGTGCCGTATTATACCATCAATGACCGATTTCCCTATGGACACGGCGAAAAGTCCGTGTTTCTCATCGAACGATTTATGCGCCTGAAAAATGACGAGGCGGTTGCCATTCGCTGGCACATGGGCGGCTTTGACGATACGGCAAAGGCGGGCTCGTTTGCCATCGCGCATGCGTATGAACAGTATCCGCTCGCCGTAAAGGTACATTTGTCGGATTTGGAGGCAACGTATCTGTGCGAAAGCCGGAATGAGGAAGAATAA
- a CDS encoding tRNA nucleotidyltransferase, giving the protein MERLEQAGFACYIVGGAVRDWLAGGKPHDYDLCTAATPEQTERIFSDLHVIETGLKHGTVTIVMDGEPIEITTFRTEGAYSDGRRPDSVAFVTDITQDLARRDFTVNAMAWSPRRGLCDPFGGKEDLARKHIRCVGDAETRFQEDALRILRALRFASTRGYEIEAQTAQALRDNRHRLTHVSAERITAELLQIVSGAYAGAVCMEFAEIFAEILPEIAPMMGFQQCNPHHKYDVWEHSVRAMESIRPEPLLRLTMLFHDCGKPDTFTVDAQGIGHFYGHPAQSYIVAKRAVQHLRLPTQMEQQLLYLVRHHDTPLGQTKRSVRRKLAVHGEATFRQLLAIKKADCIGQGTTPHNQTELLETEQLLEEVLAEHDCLTRRDLAVNGHDLQAWGVSGREIGFFLSEMLNRVLDEPENNTRERLREIFEELQDGQNQIELTVSGMSAGCCAREVRRLMERIPEVQKTEVVLDSGQIVLYGQKIPLEQVRNALTAAGFEVVI; this is encoded by the coding sequence ATGGAGCGGCTGGAACAGGCGGGATTTGCCTGCTATATTGTCGGCGGCGCAGTGCGCGACTGGCTGGCAGGCGGAAAGCCGCATGACTATGATTTGTGCACGGCAGCTACACCGGAACAAACAGAACGGATTTTTTCCGATTTGCATGTCATTGAAACCGGTCTCAAGCATGGAACAGTAACCATTGTCATGGACGGAGAACCGATAGAAATCACGACATTCCGCACGGAAGGCGCGTATTCCGACGGGCGCAGACCGGATTCCGTGGCGTTTGTAACGGATATTACACAGGATTTGGCACGGCGGGATTTTACGGTCAATGCCATGGCGTGGAGTCCGCGGCGCGGACTGTGTGACCCGTTTGGCGGAAAAGAGGATTTGGCACGGAAACACATTCGCTGTGTCGGCGATGCGGAGACGCGGTTTCAAGAGGATGCCCTGCGCATTCTGCGGGCACTTCGATTTGCATCGACCAGAGGATATGAAATAGAGGCGCAAACGGCGCAGGCTCTGCGCGACAACAGACATCGCTTGACACATGTTTCCGCAGAGCGAATCACGGCGGAGCTGCTGCAAATCGTCAGCGGCGCATATGCCGGTGCTGTGTGCATGGAGTTTGCGGAGATTTTTGCGGAAATTTTGCCGGAAATTGCGCCGATGATGGGGTTTCAACAGTGTAATCCGCATCATAAATATGATGTGTGGGAGCATTCTGTCCGCGCGATGGAGAGCATTCGGCCGGAACCGCTGCTGCGGCTGACCATGCTGTTTCACGACTGCGGAAAGCCGGATACATTTACTGTGGATGCACAGGGCATCGGACATTTTTACGGCCATCCGGCGCAATCGTATATCGTGGCAAAGCGGGCAGTGCAGCATTTGCGTCTGCCGACGCAGATGGAACAGCAATTGCTGTATCTGGTGCGGCATCATGACACGCCGCTGGGACAGACCAAGCGCAGTGTGCGGCGCAAGCTGGCGGTGCATGGCGAAGCAACTTTTCGGCAGCTGCTGGCAATCAAAAAAGCAGACTGCATTGGGCAGGGAACAACGCCGCACAATCAGACAGAGCTGCTGGAGACCGAACAGCTGTTGGAAGAAGTGCTGGCAGAGCATGATTGTCTGACGCGACGGGATTTGGCAGTCAATGGCCATGACCTGCAGGCGTGGGGCGTTTCCGGTCGGGAAATCGGTTTTTTCTTGTCCGAAATGCTGAACCGTGTGCTGGACGAACCGGAAAATAACACACGCGAGCGGCTCAGAGAAATCTTTGAAGAACTGCAAGACGGGCAGAATCAGATTGAACTGACGGTCAGCGGCATGAGCGCAGGCTGCTGTGCGCGCGAAGTGCGCCGCCTGATGGAACGCATTCCGGAGGTGCAAAAGACAGAAGTTGTGCTCGACAGCGGACAAATTGTACTATATGGACAAAAAATACCGCTGGAGCAGGTGCGAAACGCCCTGACAGCGGCAGGATTTGAGGTGGTCATATGA
- a CDS encoding DUF896 domain-containing protein produces the protein MEKQKIARINALAKKAKAEGLTDAEKVEQKQLRDEYIAEYRANLKAQLDNTTIVEPDGTKHPLQRKPYNGLRRH, from the coding sequence ATGGAAAAACAGAAAATTGCGCGCATCAATGCGCTGGCGAAGAAGGCAAAGGCAGAGGGCTTGACCGACGCGGAAAAGGTCGAGCAGAAGCAGCTGCGCGATGAATATATTGCAGAGTACCGTGCCAATCTCAAGGCACAGTTGGACAACACGACAATTGTAGAACCGGACGGCACCAAGCACCCGCTGCAGCGAAAGCCGTATAACGGTTTGCGGCGTCATTAA
- a CDS encoding DUF3658 domain-containing protein → MKNSFYRTPLTILYSYCPLEICGLYATIFHLKDYNLPIYITSPDKKSNANFISYSDYPPNEILSQVSNKKRLSNARKRDICDTWRQLLEENRNLRLWKSNTLVSAPDDYFDSDIQNVLQCKANSDMLLSIQSRLRSEYHISLNSKYIEWRLKYISKQINTNSRGGNLK, encoded by the coding sequence ATGAAAAACAGCTTCTATCGCACGCCTTTAACGATTCTATATAGTTATTGTCCTTTAGAAATATGTGGACTGTACGCAACGATATTCCATCTGAAAGACTACAATCTTCCCATATATATCACATCACCCGACAAAAAATCCAATGCGAATTTCATTAGTTACAGTGATTATCCTCCTAACGAAATTCTCTCTCAAGTATCTAATAAAAAACGATTATCCAACGCTAGAAAACGAGACATATGCGATACTTGGAGACAGTTATTAGAAGAAAATAGGAATTTACGACTTTGGAAATCAAATACTCTTGTCAGTGCACCGGATGACTATTTCGATTCAGATATTCAAAACGTCCTGCAATGCAAAGCAAATTCTGATATGCTATTGTCCATCCAATCACGACTACGTAGTGAATACCATATCAGTCTAAATTCTAAATACATAGAATGGAGGTTAAAATATATTTCTAAACAAATTAATACTAATTCAAGAGGTGGTAATCTAAAATGA
- a CDS encoding O-acetylhomoserine aminocarboxypropyltransferase/cysteine synthase family protein, protein MRPETMCIQAGYEPKNGSPRALPIYQSTTFTFDSTEHVGALFDLTAGDAFYTRLGNPTTDCVEKKIAALEGGVGALCTSSGQAASMLAVMNIAEAGDHIIAASAIYGGTFNLLGVTLKKFGVDVTFVDGDAPLEQLQKEIRPNTKAVFGETIANPALHVLDIEKFAALAHNNGIPLIVDNTFATPILCRPFEFGADIIVHSTTKYMDGHAVQMGGVIVDSGKFDWGASGKFPGLTEPDESYHGLRYTESFGAAAYITKARVQLMRDMGTCQTPMGAFLLDLGLQTLPLRIRQHSSNALKVAQFLEQQPDVEFINYPNLPSDKYHALARKYLPEGTAGVISFSIKGGRARAAKFIDSLKMISLEVHVADIHSCILHPATATHRQLSDEQLVACGITPGLVRLSVGLEHVDDILDDLKQAFAAIAQ, encoded by the coding sequence ATGAGACCGGAAACCATGTGTATTCAGGCAGGCTACGAGCCGAAAAACGGCAGCCCGCGTGCCCTGCCAATTTATCAGTCTACGACATTTACGTTCGACTCCACAGAGCATGTCGGTGCCCTGTTCGACCTGACCGCAGGCGATGCGTTCTACACCCGACTGGGCAATCCGACCACGGACTGCGTAGAGAAGAAAATTGCCGCGCTGGAAGGCGGCGTCGGCGCGCTGTGCACCAGCTCCGGACAGGCGGCATCCATGCTCGCTGTGATGAACATTGCGGAGGCAGGCGACCATATCATTGCAGCTTCTGCCATTTACGGCGGTACATTCAATCTGCTCGGCGTGACACTCAAAAAATTTGGTGTTGACGTCACGTTTGTTGACGGCGACGCACCACTGGAGCAATTACAGAAGGAAATTCGTCCGAACACCAAGGCTGTTTTCGGCGAAACCATCGCCAATCCGGCACTTCATGTGCTCGACATCGAAAAGTTTGCCGCTCTGGCTCACAACAACGGCATTCCGCTCATCGTAGACAACACATTCGCCACGCCGATTCTGTGCCGTCCGTTTGAATTTGGTGCTGACATTATTGTTCATTCCACGACCAAATACATGGACGGTCACGCCGTACAGATGGGCGGCGTCATTGTCGACAGCGGCAAATTCGACTGGGGCGCTTCGGGCAAGTTCCCGGGACTGACCGAACCGGACGAGTCGTATCACGGTCTGCGCTACACCGAATCTTTCGGCGCTGCCGCTTACATCACCAAGGCGCGCGTGCAGCTTATGCGCGACATGGGCACCTGCCAGACGCCGATGGGTGCATTCCTGCTCGACCTCGGCTTACAGACGCTGCCGCTTCGCATCCGTCAGCACAGCAGCAACGCGCTGAAAGTTGCGCAGTTCTTGGAGCAGCAGCCGGATGTAGAATTTATCAACTATCCGAATCTGCCGTCTGACAAGTATCATGCGCTGGCACGGAAATATCTGCCGGAAGGCACCGCCGGTGTCATTTCGTTCTCGATCAAGGGCGGCCGTGCGCGCGCCGCCAAGTTTATCGACAGCCTGAAGATGATTTCTCTGGAGGTTCATGTCGCAGACATTCACAGCTGCATCCTGCATCCGGCAACGGCAACCCATCGCCAGCTCAGTGATGAGCAGCTGGTTGCCTGCGGCATCACGCCGGGTCTTGTGCGTCTGTCTGTTGGTCTGGAGCATGTCGACGACATCCTTGACGATCTCAAGCAGGCATTTGCCGCTATCGCGCAATAA
- a CDS encoding S-layer homology domain-containing protein produces the protein MKKRLISLLLAGCMTAMLSVAAFAADTTGADAKDDEASLKPPVSVVFKDVPADAWYTPSVQYVYNHDIMIGVSADRFAPEVGFNRAMVVQTMYNRSSDKTFNKNAAPAFTDVTNKNLWFYDAVQWAAQRGVIAGYGDGTFRPYQNVTRQEFAKILYYAAGSPSIVNGAVLPHPDFKDVGAWAKNAMIWCNARKIIQGVPVNGVLYLQPQGVANRAQAARMLSQYLGITG, from the coding sequence ATGAAAAAGAGATTGATTAGTCTGCTGTTAGCGGGATGTATGACAGCAATGCTTTCGGTTGCTGCATTTGCAGCGGATACGACGGGGGCTGATGCAAAGGATGACGAAGCTTCCCTGAAGCCGCCTGTATCTGTGGTATTTAAGGATGTACCGGCAGATGCTTGGTACACACCGAGTGTGCAGTACGTATATAACCATGATATTATGATCGGTGTTTCTGCCGACAGATTTGCACCGGAAGTTGGTTTTAACCGCGCAATGGTTGTGCAGACCATGTACAACCGCTCCAGCGACAAGACCTTTAACAAGAATGCTGCACCGGCATTTACCGATGTCACCAACAAGAATCTTTGGTTCTATGATGCAGTCCAGTGGGCAGCACAGAGAGGCGTTATCGCTGGTTACGGCGACGGCACCTTCCGCCCGTATCAGAATGTTACCCGTCAGGAGTTCGCAAAGATCCTGTACTACGCTGCCGGCAGCCCGTCCATTGTAAACGGTGCTGTACTGCCGCATCCGGACTTTAAGGATGTTGGTGCTTGGGCAAAGAACGCAATGATTTGGTGCAATGCACGTAAGATCATTCAGGGCGTTCCGGTGAACGGTGTTCTGTATCTCCAGCCGCAGGGCGTTGCCAACCGTGCACAGGCAGCTCGTATGCTGTCTCAGTATCTGGGAATTACCGGCTGA
- a CDS encoding TatD family hydrolase, whose protein sequence is MLFDTHAHYDDSWFDADRDTLLRSMQEHNVGLILNPGCDVETSKTAVRLAHTYDFMYAAVGIHPEYSVGVTDADIDIIRTLAAEPKVKAIGEIGLDYYWEKRSPETTPPREQQKILLRKQLELARELHMPVIIHDREAHEDCFDIVKEFSDLKGVYHCYSGSLEMAKEIVKLGWNLSFTGVITYGKAKKARRVIEGLPMDRIMIETDSPYLTPEPERLAEGRVRNSSLFVHRVAEQIASFKGLTVQEVEDITTQNGKAFFGIA, encoded by the coding sequence ATGCTGTTTGATACCCATGCACACTATGATGACAGTTGGTTTGATGCGGATCGGGATACGCTGCTCCGGTCCATGCAGGAACACAACGTCGGGTTGATTCTCAATCCGGGCTGTGATGTGGAGACGTCCAAAACGGCGGTGCGGCTGGCGCATACCTATGATTTCATGTATGCGGCGGTCGGCATTCATCCGGAGTACAGCGTCGGCGTCACGGACGCAGACATTGACATTATTCGCACCTTGGCGGCAGAACCGAAGGTCAAGGCGATTGGTGAAATCGGCTTGGATTATTATTGGGAGAAGCGTTCGCCGGAGACCACGCCGCCGCGCGAGCAGCAGAAAATCCTGCTGCGCAAACAGCTGGAGCTGGCGCGGGAGCTGCACATGCCGGTCATCATTCATGACCGAGAGGCGCACGAGGACTGTTTTGATATTGTCAAAGAGTTTTCCGACCTCAAAGGCGTGTATCACTGCTATTCCGGCAGCTTGGAAATGGCGAAGGAAATCGTCAAGCTGGGGTGGAATCTGTCGTTTACCGGCGTCATCACCTACGGCAAGGCAAAAAAAGCCCGCCGCGTCATCGAAGGTCTACCCATGGACCGCATCATGATTGAGACAGACAGCCCGTATCTCACGCCGGAGCCGGAACGGCTTGCGGAAGGCCGCGTTCGCAACAGCTCGCTGTTTGTGCATCGGGTGGCGGAGCAAATCGCCAGCTTTAAGGGCTTGACCGTGCAGGAAGTAGAAGATATAACGACACAAAACGGAAAAGCGTTTTTTGGAATTGCATAA